A DNA window from Aminiphilus circumscriptus DSM 16581 contains the following coding sequences:
- a CDS encoding NAD-dependent epimerase/dehydratase family protein produces MNCLLFGASGLIGTHLMPLLQATYTVVTIGRRKTNTYSADLEREWTSDPLPGRIDSVVYLAQSEKFREFPEFTESVFRVNTLSLLKALDYARRAGARTFVYTSSGGVYGNSAEVCHEDAPVCPHGELGFYLGTKMCGEILVENYTSYMNVVVLRPFFVYGPGQRKNMLIPRLVERVRNGQPIQLVGEDGLHINPTYVEDAAHAILKALTLEMSCKVNIAGPEILSMRQIGEHIGQALGKETLFEQTVGTPSKIVGSIEKMSKILWRPQISFAEGVKRYVKSLCRRGD; encoded by the coding sequence ATGAACTGTTTGCTTTTTGGTGCATCGGGGCTTATCGGAACGCACCTGATGCCACTTTTGCAAGCAACCTACACTGTCGTTACCATAGGACGTCGGAAAACCAATACGTATTCTGCCGATCTGGAACGTGAATGGACAAGCGACCCTCTGCCAGGGCGCATTGATAGTGTCGTTTACTTGGCGCAATCGGAGAAGTTTCGGGAATTTCCGGAATTCACGGAAAGTGTCTTTCGCGTGAATACACTGAGTTTGTTGAAGGCGCTCGATTATGCCCGGCGCGCTGGGGCGCGGACGTTTGTCTATACTTCATCCGGTGGCGTGTATGGGAATTCAGCGGAGGTGTGCCACGAAGACGCTCCCGTCTGCCCTCACGGCGAACTCGGTTTTTATTTGGGAACCAAGATGTGCGGTGAGATCCTTGTGGAGAACTACACGTCCTACATGAATGTGGTTGTGTTGCGTCCCTTCTTTGTCTACGGGCCGGGACAGCGCAAGAATATGCTCATCCCCCGCCTCGTGGAGCGGGTGCGAAACGGCCAGCCGATCCAGCTTGTCGGGGAGGATGGTCTCCATATTAACCCTACATATGTTGAGGACGCAGCACATGCAATCCTAAAAGCGTTAACTTTAGAAATGAGCTGCAAGGTGAACATCGCTGGCCCGGAGATTCTCTCCATGCGTCAGATTGGAGAGCACATCGGACAAGCGCTTGGTAAGGAAACGCTTTTCGAGCAAACAGTAGGTACACCAAGTAAAATTGTAGGCAGTATTGAAAAGATGAGCAAGATATTGTGGAGGCCACAGATTTCTTTCGCAGAGGGAGTAAAACGTTATGTTAAGTCTTTGTGCAGGAGGGGCGATTGA
- a CDS encoding glycosyltransferase, producing MRVLHLPTSVGGNSWGLSQGERRIGLESRVLNIGINYLAYQADEIIYVPECSFLRKPIKFIKSLSAFLKNRNKYDIFHFNFGSSLLDYPKYGMYALDLPFYSAKAKLFVTYNGCDARQKYPTMQRTSIAACHNPLCYKGMCNSGEQDRIRRRKIAKLALYVDHMFAVNPDLLWFLPEAKASFLPYTVANWFEETDRPPLLTKKKLRVVHAPTNRECKGSDIILKALYDLETIFPGEIETILVEGKSYSEALAIYRDADLIVDQVLVGWYGGLAVEVMRMGKPVAVYIREEDLRFIPPDMRKDLNDAFIRVQPDTINEVLGRFVADRQALREKAENAYHYVQKWHDPVKIALQVKEYYEGKR from the coding sequence ATGCGCGTTCTCCATCTTCCAACCAGCGTTGGAGGTAATTCATGGGGCTTGTCTCAGGGGGAGCGTCGAATTGGTCTTGAGAGCAGAGTTTTAAATATAGGGATTAATTACCTGGCATATCAGGCCGACGAAATTATTTATGTCCCAGAATGTTCCTTTTTGAGAAAACCGATTAAATTTATAAAAAGTTTAAGTGCTTTCTTAAAAAATCGAAACAAATACGATATTTTTCATTTTAATTTTGGATCATCCCTTTTGGACTATCCAAAATACGGAATGTATGCGTTGGATCTCCCTTTTTATTCAGCTAAAGCTAAGCTTTTTGTGACATATAACGGATGCGATGCAAGGCAGAAGTATCCTACAATGCAGCGGACTTCCATAGCAGCTTGTCATAATCCGCTGTGTTACAAAGGCATGTGTAATTCCGGTGAACAGGACCGAATTCGCCGGAGGAAAATAGCGAAGCTCGCCCTGTATGTAGACCACATGTTTGCCGTGAATCCAGATCTTCTTTGGTTTTTGCCTGAAGCAAAGGCTTCTTTTCTACCATATACCGTGGCAAATTGGTTTGAAGAGACTGATAGGCCTCCATTGCTTACCAAGAAAAAACTTCGTGTTGTTCATGCTCCAACAAATCGTGAGTGCAAGGGATCGGATATTATCTTGAAAGCTCTCTACGACCTTGAGACCATTTTCCCTGGCGAGATAGAAACTATTCTTGTTGAAGGTAAGTCGTACTCTGAGGCTCTTGCAATTTATCGTGATGCGGATTTGATTGTGGATCAAGTCCTCGTAGGCTGGTACGGAGGCTTAGCGGTGGAAGTTATGCGGATGGGAAAGCCTGTCGCTGTCTATATCAGAGAAGAGGATCTTCGTTTTATCCCTCCCGATATGCGGAAGGATCTCAATGATGCCTTTATCCGCGTTCAGCCAGATACCATTAATGAGGTCTTGGGGCGCTTTGTTGCTGATCGTCAAGCGTTGCGTGAAAAAGCGGAGAATGCGTATCATTATGTTCAAAAATGGCATGACCCTGTAAAAATCGCTTTACAAGTGAAAGAATATTACGAAGGCAAAAGGTAA
- the asnB gene encoding asparagine synthase (glutamine-hydrolyzing) yields MCGICGLLNINSNANALTIHTMAQRLRHRGPDDEGYIAVSMRNGTVTPLGGADSQLFLPDVSRFEGEADLYLAHRRLSIIDLSPAGHQPMSYDDGNLWVTFNGELYNYQSLRADLEKLGHRFKTRTDTEVLLAAYREWGEKCLDRFDGMWAFVLYDRRRNLLFGSRDRFGVKPLYYVKNDGFFAFASEVKAFAVLPGFRRTVRSEAIFDYLVFGVERWDDGATFLEEVLELPPAHAFRFDLADKRLHVRRYYELPYDDGAAWEPFSAKKATEYVERVRELLFASVRCHLSSDVPVGSCLSGGIDSSSIFGVIGAILKGERITEVGDRPRAFTACYEDVSIDESAWARLVAEHTGGEWYAVYPRGDELIKDLEDLVYTQDFPFGSTSIYAQYRVMKLAKDRGVTVLLDGQGGDELFTGYAPYYTAFFREMLKKNAWGDLAREWRALGNAPMGKKSLAVGMFISVFKKSLPQSIKRVGYARRNLLLEYISPSLKEKYLSSGLERMAGRMYDWNSLNEMLFSLISSASLPALLRYEDRNSMRFQIESRTPFADDRKMIEEVFSIPSSYKIHNGFSKWLLREAMKPLLPEKVYRRCDKIGFATPEYSWLQPKRAYFKTLIDESLAPFLDIRKIQAEWDTLFAKQPRKGTMPLWRIINLAMWMRQ; encoded by the coding sequence ATGTGCGGAATATGTGGGCTGCTCAATATTAACTCAAATGCCAATGCTTTGACGATTCACACCATGGCACAACGTCTTCGCCATCGTGGTCCGGATGACGAGGGGTATATCGCTGTCTCCATGCGGAACGGAACAGTGACACCCTTGGGAGGGGCAGACTCGCAGCTTTTCCTCCCCGATGTTTCACGCTTCGAGGGAGAGGCGGACCTTTATCTAGCCCATCGTCGTCTTTCGATTATAGATCTCTCTCCCGCGGGGCATCAACCGATGAGCTACGATGACGGCAATCTGTGGGTTACTTTCAATGGTGAGCTGTACAATTACCAGAGTCTTCGTGCGGACCTTGAGAAACTGGGACATCGCTTCAAAACACGCACGGATACGGAGGTGTTGCTGGCGGCGTACAGGGAGTGGGGAGAGAAGTGCCTCGACCGCTTCGACGGCATGTGGGCCTTCGTGCTCTACGACAGGCGGCGCAATCTGCTCTTTGGTTCCCGTGACCGTTTCGGAGTGAAGCCACTCTACTACGTGAAGAACGATGGTTTTTTCGCCTTTGCATCGGAGGTGAAGGCTTTTGCCGTTCTTCCAGGCTTTCGGCGGACCGTGCGTTCCGAGGCCATCTTCGACTATCTTGTTTTCGGAGTCGAGCGCTGGGATGACGGTGCAACATTCCTTGAAGAGGTGCTGGAGCTTCCGCCTGCGCACGCCTTCCGCTTTGATCTGGCTGACAAAAGGCTGCACGTGCGCCGATACTACGAACTGCCTTATGACGACGGTGCTGCCTGGGAGCCTTTCTCCGCGAAAAAGGCGACTGAGTACGTGGAGCGGGTTCGGGAGCTGCTCTTTGCCTCTGTGCGCTGTCATCTTTCGTCGGATGTTCCCGTGGGGAGTTGCCTCTCCGGGGGGATCGACAGCTCGTCGATTTTTGGCGTCATCGGGGCGATTCTCAAGGGCGAGCGCATCACCGAGGTGGGCGACAGGCCGCGCGCTTTCACGGCTTGCTACGAGGATGTCTCCATTGACGAGAGTGCTTGGGCGCGTTTGGTTGCAGAGCATACCGGAGGAGAATGGTACGCTGTCTATCCTCGGGGAGATGAGTTGATCAAAGATCTAGAGGACTTGGTTTACACGCAGGACTTTCCGTTCGGGAGTACCAGCATCTATGCTCAGTACCGCGTGATGAAACTGGCGAAGGATCGGGGCGTGACGGTTCTGTTGGATGGCCAGGGTGGAGACGAGCTTTTCACCGGTTACGCTCCCTACTATACGGCGTTTTTCCGGGAGATGCTTAAAAAGAATGCCTGGGGCGATCTGGCGAGGGAGTGGCGAGCGCTGGGCAATGCCCCGATGGGGAAAAAGAGCCTTGCTGTGGGAATGTTTATTAGCGTTTTCAAGAAATCGCTTCCTCAAAGCATCAAGAGGGTGGGATATGCCAGGCGTAACCTCTTGTTGGAATACATATCTCCAAGCTTGAAAGAAAAATACCTCTCCTCTGGCTTGGAGCGCATGGCGGGACGCATGTATGATTGGAATTCTTTGAACGAGATGCTTTTTTCTCTCATTTCCTCAGCTTCGCTCCCGGCACTGTTGCGCTATGAGGACAGAAACTCCATGCGCTTTCAAATAGAGTCGCGGACGCCGTTCGCGGATGATCGAAAGATGATAGAGGAAGTCTTTTCCATTCCATCTTCTTACAAAATTCATAACGGCTTCAGCAAGTGGCTGTTGCGCGAGGCGATGAAGCCACTTCTGCCGGAAAAGGTCTACCGGCGCTGCGATAAAATCGGGTTTGCAACACCGGAGTATTCATGGCTCCAGCCAAAGCGTGCCTATTTTAAAACATTGATTGACGAATCCTTGGCCCCGTTTCTTGATATTCGTAAGATCCAGGCTGAGTGGGATACTCTTTTTGCAAAGCAGCCGCGAAAAGGAACCATGCCGCTCTGGAGAATTATCAACCTGGCGATGTGGATGCGGCAATAA
- a CDS encoding acyltransferase, with the protein MAQCVAPGAILGKNVSLGYNVVIEDEVVLGDGVEVGHNVVIHRGVRIGAGCRIFDNAVLGKLPAKASLSATTGEPRELPFLELGEAVTVGVCAVLYRGAFLGRGVFVADLASIREDVTIGELTIVGRGVTVENKVRIGRKVKIETEAYVTAMSVVEDYCFLAPEVTFTNDNFLGRTEERKKHFGGPTLRRGARIGANATLLPGVEIGEDALVAAGAVVVRHVPPRMVVAGVPARVLRPVPEEQLLEKQVFFDG; encoded by the coding sequence ATGGCACAGTGCGTCGCTCCGGGAGCGATTCTGGGGAAGAATGTCTCTTTGGGATACAACGTGGTCATCGAGGACGAGGTGGTGCTCGGGGACGGCGTGGAGGTCGGACACAACGTGGTGATCCACCGGGGTGTGCGGATCGGCGCCGGATGTCGCATTTTCGACAACGCCGTGCTGGGAAAGCTTCCCGCCAAGGCCTCTCTTTCCGCCACGACGGGAGAGCCCCGGGAGCTGCCGTTCCTCGAACTGGGCGAGGCGGTCACCGTGGGGGTCTGCGCCGTTCTCTACCGGGGGGCCTTCCTTGGGCGGGGTGTCTTCGTGGCGGATCTGGCGAGCATTCGGGAGGATGTGACCATCGGGGAACTCACCATCGTGGGGCGAGGAGTGACCGTCGAGAACAAGGTGCGCATCGGGCGAAAGGTGAAGATCGAGACCGAGGCCTACGTGACCGCCATGAGCGTTGTGGAGGACTACTGTTTCCTCGCTCCCGAGGTGACCTTCACGAACGACAACTTTCTGGGGCGCACGGAGGAGCGGAAGAAACACTTCGGTGGTCCCACGCTTCGGAGGGGAGCCCGGATCGGCGCCAACGCCACGCTCTTGCCCGGCGTCGAGATCGGCGAGGACGCCCTCGTCGCGGCGGGAGCGGTGGTGGTGCGACATGTCCCTCCCCGGATGGTGGTGGCGGGGGTTCCCGCCCGGGTGCTGCGCCCTGTTCCGGAGGAGCAGCTTCTCGAAAAGCAGGTCTTCTTCGACGGCTGA
- a CDS encoding B12-binding domain-containing radical SAM protein produces MTQEQKLSSFSVTPANTATETTSRERQRDAMCCESVRGDASGGLLSLRGARVLGVNPPVFDFAYFDLWAKPLGLLYLLETLRRNGNDVTLLDCIAEAGEKKRSFGRRVPHRQPLPKPAPYRDIPRTYSHFGLPEERFLERLRSLPEPDVILVTSGMTYWYPGVFWCIERLRHVFPKTPLHLGGIYARLCPDHAARSGADFVQSEPFPVAAPFPALDLYENPEYGVALTSFGCPFRCDYCASSRLWPAYRRKSVDEAAAEIAAQLALPSVRSIAFYDDALLLDKEHFFYPLCEELARRFPRTEEDKPRVSFHTPNGLHVREIDRTCAAVLRRTGFATLRLSLESTDPAILLAGSEKVVPSHYEEALQNLRLAGYDDGALETYLLLGLPGQSRESVEASIRFARGLGARVKLAEFSPIPGTPLFDAACRIVPELATEPLLANNSVYATYISGSLSPEELQALKDLAAGRERSGDEPARS; encoded by the coding sequence GTGACACAGGAACAGAAGCTCTCCTCCTTTTCGGTGACTCCGGCAAACACCGCGACGGAGACGACTTCGCGAGAAAGGCAACGCGACGCAATGTGCTGCGAAAGCGTGCGCGGCGACGCCTCCGGGGGGCTCCTCTCCCTGCGGGGGGCCCGCGTGCTCGGGGTGAATCCCCCTGTCTTCGATTTCGCCTATTTCGATCTCTGGGCCAAGCCGCTGGGACTTCTCTATCTTCTGGAAACGCTTCGGCGAAACGGAAACGACGTGACCCTCCTGGACTGCATCGCCGAGGCAGGGGAAAAGAAGCGGAGCTTCGGACGCCGGGTCCCCCACAGGCAGCCCCTGCCCAAACCCGCCCCCTACCGGGACATTCCCCGCACCTACTCCCATTTCGGCCTTCCGGAGGAACGCTTCCTCGAACGCCTCCGCTCCCTGCCCGAGCCGGACGTGATCCTCGTCACCTCCGGCATGACCTACTGGTATCCCGGGGTCTTCTGGTGCATCGAACGCCTCCGGCACGTTTTTCCCAAAACACCTCTCCACCTCGGAGGAATCTACGCCAGGCTCTGCCCGGATCACGCCGCCCGCTCCGGCGCGGACTTCGTGCAGAGCGAGCCCTTTCCCGTCGCCGCACCTTTTCCGGCCCTGGATCTCTACGAAAACCCGGAATACGGCGTGGCCCTCACCTCCTTCGGCTGCCCGTTCCGGTGCGACTACTGCGCCTCCTCGCGGCTCTGGCCCGCCTACCGGCGAAAAAGCGTGGACGAGGCCGCAGCGGAGATCGCCGCCCAGCTCGCACTCCCCTCCGTGCGGTCAATTGCCTTCTACGACGACGCGCTGCTTTTGGACAAGGAGCACTTCTTCTACCCCCTCTGCGAGGAACTGGCGCGGCGCTTTCCCCGAACCGAAGAGGACAAGCCCCGCGTCTCGTTCCACACACCCAACGGCCTGCACGTGCGGGAGATCGACCGTACCTGCGCCGCCGTGCTTCGCCGCACGGGATTTGCCACCCTCCGCCTCAGCCTGGAAAGCACCGACCCCGCCATCCTTCTGGCGGGGTCGGAAAAAGTCGTGCCTTCCCATTATGAAGAGGCTCTGCAAAACCTGCGCCTCGCCGGATACGACGACGGAGCACTCGAGACCTATCTCCTCCTCGGCCTTCCCGGACAGAGCCGCGAGAGCGTGGAAGCCTCCATCCGCTTCGCCCGGGGCCTTGGCGCCAGGGTGAAACTCGCCGAATTCTCCCCCATTCCCGGAACGCCCCTGTTCGACGCGGCTTGCCGGATCGTGCCCGAACTCGCCACGGAACCGCTTCTGGCCAACAACTCCGTCTACGCCACCTACATCTCCGGCTCACTTTCACCGGAGGAGCTGCAAGCGCTCAAGGATCTCGCCGCAGGGAGGGAAAGAAGCGGCGACGAGCCCGCGCGTTCTTGA
- a CDS encoding AI-2E family transporter produces the protein MDKNRAATVFLGILALVALGAVFKAAKGVVLPLVVAWLLSYLFSPLVRFLERKRIPPALSIAAIIVTFLGVCFQSVAFMYDKIMLFANAFPRYYSRLMGLVNASGENFGIPPGFWQNFDLGPKIASYLLGLPASVATLLMNLFLVMIFLVFILLGAPYLEYKLRYALSPDAAKKVQKAIDSVSHQIGRYLSTLFFISLSTGICVWLALAFLRVDFAVTWGVLAFVLNFIPTLGSIAASIPPVLVALVKSYPSLGHPLVVAAALLVIQVTIGNIITPKLMGDRLNLSPVGVLVFLLFWGWLWGIPGALLAVPIAATTRIICENVDSLAFIGVMMGSGKNFKKNLTAAS, from the coding sequence ATGGACAAAAACCGTGCGGCGACGGTTTTTCTCGGAATTCTCGCCCTCGTGGCCCTGGGGGCTGTTTTCAAGGCCGCAAAGGGCGTCGTCCTGCCCCTGGTCGTGGCGTGGCTCCTTTCCTATCTCTTCAGTCCTCTGGTGCGCTTTCTCGAGCGGAAGCGCATTCCTCCCGCCCTTTCCATCGCAGCGATCATCGTGACCTTCCTGGGGGTCTGTTTCCAGAGCGTCGCGTTCATGTACGACAAGATCATGCTCTTCGCCAACGCCTTTCCCCGGTATTACAGCCGCCTCATGGGGCTTGTGAACGCCTCGGGAGAAAATTTCGGCATCCCTCCCGGCTTCTGGCAGAATTTCGACCTGGGGCCGAAAATCGCCTCCTACCTTCTCGGGCTTCCCGCATCGGTGGCCACGCTACTGATGAATCTCTTTCTGGTCATGATCTTTCTCGTCTTCATCCTCCTTGGCGCGCCCTATCTGGAATACAAGCTGCGCTACGCCCTTTCGCCCGATGCGGCGAAAAAGGTCCAGAAAGCCATTGATTCCGTCTCTCATCAGATCGGGCGCTATCTGAGCACGCTCTTCTTCATCAGTCTCTCCACGGGAATCTGCGTCTGGCTCGCCCTGGCATTTCTCCGGGTGGATTTCGCCGTCACCTGGGGCGTTCTGGCCTTCGTGCTCAACTTCATCCCCACTCTCGGCTCCATCGCGGCCTCCATCCCGCCCGTTCTCGTCGCCCTGGTGAAATCCTATCCCTCCCTGGGGCATCCTCTCGTCGTGGCGGCGGCACTCCTCGTCATCCAGGTCACCATCGGCAACATCATCACGCCGAAGCTCATGGGCGACCGGCTGAACCTGAGCCCCGTGGGCGTGCTCGTGTTCCTTCTCTTCTGGGGGTGGCTCTGGGGAATTCCCGGGGCGCTCCTCGCGGTGCCCATCGCGGCGACAACGCGCATTATCTGCGAAAACGTGGACTCCCTGGCCTTCATCGGCGTCATGATGGGATCGGGGAAAAACTTCAAGAAGAACCTCACCGCCGCTTCCTAG
- a CDS encoding helix-turn-helix domain-containing protein, which produces MARPSKNPHSTIAQLRSALGIGQADLARILGVSNITISNWETGDIVSKRGSGGDTLAALMALLKQSVKEPEFLEPEVLRKYLKLAAKGELLPYYAPYGDQMDGQYAEAIGSGLLVGVLLALLFDAHLEKSGKPSPRQHIMGSEKIPVTTLKSMSDEDLFQKLTPGSSF; this is translated from the coding sequence ATGGCAAGACCCAGCAAGAATCCCCATTCCACCATCGCACAACTCCGTTCCGCCCTCGGTATCGGTCAGGCCGATCTGGCGCGGATCCTCGGCGTGTCGAACATCACCATCAGCAATTGGGAAACAGGCGACATCGTCTCCAAACGCGGCAGTGGGGGCGACACGTTGGCGGCACTCATGGCACTGCTGAAGCAGAGTGTCAAGGAACCGGAATTTCTGGAGCCGGAAGTGCTCCGAAAATACCTCAAACTGGCCGCAAAGGGCGAGTTACTCCCCTACTACGCCCCCTACGGCGATCAGATGGATGGCCAATACGCGGAAGCCATCGGTTCGGGACTCCTTGTGGGCGTCCTGCTGGCGCTGCTTTTCGACGCCCATCTCGAAAAGAGCGGAAAGCCCTCTCCCCGGCAACACATCATGGGATCCGAGAAAATTCCCGTCACCACACTGAAAAGCATGTCCGACGAGGACCTCTTCCAGAAATTGACTCCTGGTTCATCCTTCTGA
- a CDS encoding GntR family transcriptional regulator, with protein sequence MEKPARFVLKSLREMVYEYLKRQLNEGHLEQGSFLNLNEISKELGISKTPLRDALFQLESEGFITIFPRRGAMVNVLTLEKIRNIYQIVGALESAVLSSVALRLRSEDLDRMETYNEEMRAALEVDDFDLFYAKNLAFHNVFLDYSDNEDLLHSVRILKERLYDFPRSKGFVKDWEVISTGEHAEILRLLRKEDYNGAAEYVRDVHWSFAVQERFIRKYYFARSAELDRKRGV encoded by the coding sequence ATGGAGAAGCCGGCGCGTTTCGTGCTCAAGTCGCTTCGGGAGATGGTCTACGAATATCTGAAGAGGCAGCTCAACGAGGGGCATCTCGAGCAGGGGTCCTTTCTCAACCTGAACGAGATCAGCAAGGAGCTGGGGATTAGCAAGACGCCGCTCCGGGATGCGCTTTTTCAGCTCGAATCGGAAGGATTCATCACGATCTTTCCCCGAAGGGGCGCCATGGTGAACGTGCTCACCCTGGAGAAGATCCGAAACATCTACCAGATCGTGGGGGCTTTGGAGAGCGCGGTTCTCTCCTCGGTGGCGCTTCGGCTTCGGAGTGAGGATCTGGACCGGATGGAGACCTACAACGAGGAAATGCGCGCCGCTCTCGAGGTGGATGATTTCGACCTTTTCTATGCGAAGAATCTGGCTTTTCACAACGTGTTCCTCGACTATTCGGACAACGAGGATCTGCTGCATTCGGTGCGCATTCTCAAGGAGCGCCTTTACGATTTTCCCCGGAGCAAGGGGTTCGTGAAGGATTGGGAGGTTATCTCCACGGGAGAGCACGCGGAGATTTTGCGGTTGCTCCGCAAGGAGGACTACAACGGTGCCGCCGAGTATGTGCGGGATGTGCATTGGAGCTTTGCCGTGCAGGAGCGGTTCATCCGCAAGTACTATTTCGCACGGAGCGCCGAGCTGGATCGCAAGAGAGGAGTCTGA
- a CDS encoding glycyl-radical enzyme activating protein gives MERDVRGIVFDLRKYSVHDGPGIRTTVFLKGCPLSCLWCHNPESQSFWPELLHRSSACIGCGACIAACPEKALTPSPDGGVILDRKRCILCGACCRACVADALEMAGKSLSVAEVMATVRQDVLFYDQSGGGVTFSGGEPLSQPAFLAALLRACRDEEIATAVDTSGYAPSETLLAVAELADLFLYDLKHMDSRRHEEVAGVPNDLILENARLLSDRNVPLWIRIPLVPGINDDERNLHDTGAFVATLQSVRKVSLLPYHPSGRDKYRKLGRTYALSSLATPSSEEMERAAELLSRNGLSVTIGG, from the coding sequence ATGGAGCGGGATGTCCGGGGCATCGTGTTCGATCTGCGCAAATATTCCGTCCACGACGGACCGGGTATTCGAACCACCGTGTTCTTGAAGGGATGCCCCCTATCCTGCCTGTGGTGCCACAATCCGGAGAGCCAGTCCTTCTGGCCGGAGCTACTGCATCGGTCGAGCGCCTGCATCGGCTGCGGCGCCTGCATCGCTGCCTGCCCTGAGAAGGCCCTTACTCCCTCGCCCGACGGCGGCGTGATTCTGGACCGGAAGCGCTGCATTCTCTGCGGTGCCTGTTGTCGCGCCTGTGTGGCGGATGCGCTGGAGATGGCCGGGAAGTCCCTCTCCGTGGCGGAGGTGATGGCCACGGTGCGGCAGGACGTGCTCTTCTACGATCAGTCCGGCGGAGGGGTTACCTTCTCCGGCGGCGAGCCCCTGAGTCAGCCCGCGTTTCTTGCGGCCCTGCTCCGGGCGTGCCGCGACGAGGAGATTGCCACCGCCGTGGATACCTCGGGCTACGCCCCCTCCGAGACACTTCTCGCCGTGGCGGAGCTGGCGGACCTCTTTCTTTACGATCTCAAACACATGGATTCAAGGCGCCACGAGGAGGTTGCGGGAGTTCCCAACGACCTGATCCTCGAAAACGCACGCCTGTTGAGCGACCGGAATGTCCCTCTCTGGATACGCATTCCGCTCGTTCCGGGCATCAACGACGACGAGAGAAATCTGCACGATACCGGAGCCTTTGTGGCGACGCTGCAGAGCGTCCGGAAGGTTTCGTTGCTTCCCTACCATCCGAGCGGACGGGACAAATACCGGAAGCTCGGCAGGACCTACGCGCTTTCCAGCCTTGCAACGCCGTCTTCGGAGGAGATGGAGCGGGCGGCGGAACTGTTGTCCCGAAACGGCCTGAGTGTGACGATCGGAGGATGA